A genomic segment from Tolypothrix sp. NIES-4075 encodes:
- a CDS encoding glycoside hydrolase family 55 protein, with amino-acid sequence MYRNSSSAYADLLKLSCVLFLLLAFIGCYPSSVSANFVPPSDSRIVNVLDFGAKPNDNTDDTAAIQRAIVKAINTQNRANSPPFIFIPKGTYFISDTLVSRIGQGGYSDGWLSGTILMGESRKETILKLRDNLPAFSNPSNPKPVIMTGSESDGASNPSGSGNRAFRNSIYHLTVDVGTGNKGAVGIDYLASNRGAIEDVSIVSLSTEGITGISMQRNWPGPALIKNVSINGFDYGISVGNFEYHMTFEDILLKQQRVAGIDNMHNTLSIRGLTSINDVPAISVKGEHGFVILTDSFLYGGNKAKKSGVAIQSAGELVLKNIRVRDYAMAVHDTSHGEKNIKDSFIQEYTSQKPITLFPSKKTSLNLPVKATPIYESTKLSEWANAESFGASGTNMSDDDAAGIQAAIDSGKAVVYLPNGNYSVGSTIILRKNLKKLIGMQSSIDPKPGFKSPIFKLEDGKSSSVSLEHLYLTGSISHASKRTLVIRHCDFPSYSNTAKGTGDLFVEDVIGSLSILYPQNVWARQLNTEHVNPELRNVAGKVWVLGMKTEGPLTVLDASKGSQTEILGAAFGPLQDVPANIPVALINDAEVSLSYRTTGANGSDVFDYLLNIKETQKGVAKKLTLENLRSMGISKTETVSLYNSVR; translated from the coding sequence ATGTACCGTAATTCAAGTTCAGCCTACGCTGACCTTTTAAAATTATCCTGCGTGCTTTTCCTGCTCCTTGCTTTTATTGGTTGTTACCCTTCAAGTGTATCGGCAAATTTTGTCCCTCCTAGCGATTCTCGTATAGTCAATGTCCTTGATTTTGGCGCTAAACCGAATGACAATACTGATGATACAGCAGCAATTCAACGAGCAATAGTAAAAGCGATTAATACCCAAAACCGTGCTAATTCTCCTCCCTTCATCTTCATCCCTAAAGGGACTTATTTCATAAGTGACACACTTGTCAGCCGAATAGGGCAAGGAGGGTATAGTGATGGCTGGCTTTCTGGGACGATCCTTATGGGAGAATCACGTAAAGAAACCATTTTAAAGCTTCGGGATAATCTCCCTGCCTTTTCAAATCCCTCAAACCCGAAGCCTGTAATCATGACTGGCTCAGAAAGCGATGGTGCTTCAAATCCGTCAGGTAGCGGCAACAGGGCATTTCGTAATTCTATCTATCATCTTACGGTTGATGTAGGAACGGGAAATAAGGGTGCTGTAGGTATTGACTACCTTGCTAGTAACCGAGGAGCGATTGAAGACGTTAGCATTGTCTCCTTAAGTACTGAAGGCATTACTGGCATTTCTATGCAACGTAATTGGCCTGGTCCTGCCTTAATTAAAAACGTGTCTATTAATGGATTCGATTATGGAATTAGCGTAGGAAATTTTGAATACCATATGACTTTTGAAGACATCTTGCTGAAACAACAGCGTGTCGCTGGAATAGATAACATGCACAACACTCTTAGCATAAGAGGGCTTACAAGTATTAATGATGTACCTGCCATATCTGTAAAAGGCGAGCACGGCTTCGTGATTCTAACTGACTCTTTCCTTTACGGAGGAAATAAAGCGAAGAAAAGTGGCGTTGCTATTCAGAGTGCAGGAGAATTAGTCCTGAAAAATATTAGGGTGCGTGATTATGCTATGGCGGTACACGATACAAGTCATGGTGAGAAGAATATCAAAGACTCTTTCATTCAAGAATACACTTCCCAAAAGCCTATAACCCTATTTCCAAGCAAGAAGACTTCACTTAATCTTCCTGTCAAAGCGACTCCTATTTACGAATCAACGAAGCTCTCTGAGTGGGCAAATGCCGAAAGTTTTGGTGCTTCAGGAACTAATATGTCAGATGATGATGCCGCAGGAATTCAAGCGGCTATTGATTCTGGGAAGGCAGTCGTCTATTTGCCGAATGGTAACTATTCAGTTGGCTCTACTATAATCCTGCGTAAGAACCTCAAAAAGCTTATAGGAATGCAGTCATCTATTGATCCTAAGCCAGGTTTTAAAAGTCCTATCTTTAAGCTTGAGGACGGCAAAAGCTCATCTGTGTCTCTTGAGCATTTGTATCTGACGGGAAGTATTTCTCATGCGTCAAAAAGAACCCTTGTTATTCGTCATTGTGATTTTCCCTCTTACAGTAATACTGCTAAGGGGACTGGTGATCTGTTTGTTGAAGATGTTATCGGGTCACTCTCAATTCTTTATCCTCAAAATGTCTGGGCGCGTCAGCTTAATACTGAACACGTAAATCCAGAACTTCGTAACGTGGCAGGAAAGGTTTGGGTACTTGGCATGAAGACTGAAGGACCTCTTACAGTGCTTGATGCTTCTAAAGGAAGCCAGACAGAGATTCTTGGCGCTGCTTTTGGTCCGCTTCAAGATGTACCTGCTAATATACCTGTTGCGCTAATCAATGATGCAGAAGTATCTCTGTCATATAGGACGACCGGAGCGAATGGTTCAGATGTATTTGATTACCTACTTAACATTAAGGAAACGCAGAAGGGAGTGGCAAAAAAGTTAACTCTTGAGAACCTGCGTTCAATGGGAATCAGCAAAACAGAAACGGTATCTTTGTACAACAGCGTTAGATAA
- a CDS encoding acyltransferase family protein, translated as MTGNVAKKEWFSYFDGIRGIAALLVMTAHCMTWAAWDGPIKSAALAVDVFMILSGFLMAYHYREREKTQLWESPKTWYIFYVRRFFRIAPLYYLLMIPSLFFYYHFNNFHRVMPAGNSGLNTEISPPPFDFLHLLTHITFTFGLIPQYAASLAIPDWSLSLEMQFYAVFPFLMLLFRKFSYFWISLSLCIVSFIVNHFWLANFPQPSFLLFKINFFIIGILLAEAYYFKNRKTFTSICLIVLLIIISGYSRKAEIILFVVALITTLMFYDEKDDTLRINKIFVAVKNILSNRISRFMSDTSYSVYLAHNLLLMPLAYWFSSFPWFVSQPGYMKFIILFAVLAPLTYCTAFVLFKYIEKPGIALGKFVLSGKVMKIFNH; from the coding sequence ATGACTGGTAATGTAGCTAAAAAAGAGTGGTTTTCATACTTTGATGGCATTCGGGGAATTGCCGCTCTTCTGGTTATGACTGCTCACTGTATGACGTGGGCAGCTTGGGATGGTCCCATTAAGTCTGCCGCTCTAGCGGTTGATGTTTTTATGATACTTTCTGGTTTTTTAATGGCTTACCATTATCGAGAGCGAGAAAAAACTCAGCTTTGGGAGTCTCCTAAAACCTGGTACATTTTCTATGTTCGGCGTTTTTTTAGAATTGCTCCACTCTACTATCTTTTAATGATTCCTTCATTATTTTTTTACTACCATTTCAACAATTTCCATAGAGTGATGCCTGCTGGAAACAGTGGCTTGAATACTGAAATTTCTCCTCCTCCTTTTGATTTTTTGCATCTTTTAACACATATCACTTTTACCTTTGGTTTGATTCCTCAATATGCAGCTTCATTAGCTATACCTGATTGGAGCTTGAGCCTGGAAATGCAGTTTTATGCTGTATTTCCATTTCTCATGTTGCTATTTAGAAAATTTTCTTATTTTTGGATTTCACTTTCTTTATGTATTGTCAGCTTTATAGTAAATCATTTTTGGTTAGCTAATTTTCCTCAACCATCATTTTTATTGTTCAAGATAAATTTTTTTATTATAGGTATATTACTAGCTGAAGCATACTATTTTAAAAATAGAAAAACTTTTACTTCCATTTGTTTGATAGTACTACTAATTATCATTTCCGGCTATAGCAGAAAAGCTGAAATTATTCTATTTGTAGTTGCTCTAATAACTACACTCATGTTTTATGACGAAAAAGATGATACTTTAAGAATAAATAAAATCTTTGTGGCAGTGAAAAATATTTTAAGTAACCGAATTTCTAGGTTTATGTCAGATACTTCCTATTCAGTTTACCTGGCTCATAATTTGCTACTAATGCCTTTAGCTTACTGGTTTTCTAGTTTTCCTTGGTTTGTATCTCAACCTGGCTATATGAAATTTATTATTTTATTTGCAGTCTTAGCACCTTTAACGTACTGCACCGCTTTTGTGCTATTCAAATATATTGAAAAACCTGGTATTGCTCTTGGTAAATTTGTGTTATCAGGTAAAGTAATGAAGATTTTTAATCACTGA
- a CDS encoding nucleotidyltransferase domain-containing protein — translation MKTLSKPNNQNQAINPRPEIELLLSCVRPHIDDAISDRITALVKENIDWEYLIKTAHGHGLISLLYTRLNSICLHAIPQSALNQLRSMFMAIAGRNLFLTGELVKLLNLFKEQGIVAVPYKGPVLANLIYGNVALRQFCDLDIIVQAQDIFAVKKLLLAQGYRPKVEMTHAREIAYLEAKTEHTYDFIHDDKGILIEIHWRIAPKYITPIEPKDLWQDLEPFSLAGTTVSYLPLEDWLPILCVHGSRHMWARLSWLCDIATLVHKHPDLNWEKVLKQASTFGCRRILFLGLFLAHDLFGVVLPAEIWQQVKAEPLVSAIAPQVYSQLFDQVKTSDKFLGRTLYHIQVRERLQDKILYIQSFLYWMMTGEKKY, via the coding sequence ATGAAAACTTTATCTAAACCCAATAATCAAAACCAGGCAATTAATCCTCGTCCGGAAATAGAGTTACTTCTTAGTTGCGTTCGCCCACATATTGATGATGCTATTAGCGATCGCATCACAGCCTTGGTTAAAGAAAATATTGACTGGGAATACTTAATTAAAACAGCACATGGACACGGGCTAATATCCCTGCTGTACACCCGCCTCAATAGTATCTGCCTTCATGCTATCCCGCAGTCTGCCCTGAATCAGCTTCGCAGCATGTTTATGGCGATCGCTGGGCGAAACTTGTTTTTGACCGGAGAACTCGTCAAACTCTTGAATCTTTTCAAGGAGCAAGGAATTGTCGCAGTGCCTTACAAAGGTCCAGTTTTGGCTAACTTAATATACGGTAACGTAGCTCTACGGCAGTTCTGTGATTTAGATATTATCGTGCAAGCACAAGATATTTTTGCCGTCAAGAAATTGCTACTGGCTCAAGGATATCGACCCAAAGTTGAAATGACTCATGCACGAGAAATTGCTTATCTGGAAGCTAAAACTGAGCATACTTATGATTTTATTCATGATGACAAAGGAATTTTGATAGAAATTCATTGGCGAATTGCACCAAAGTACATCACTCCCATCGAACCTAAAGATTTGTGGCAAGACCTGGAACCTTTTTCCTTAGCTGGCACAACCGTATCTTATCTGCCCCTAGAAGACTGGCTACCAATCCTATGTGTACATGGGTCTAGACATATGTGGGCACGGCTATCATGGCTGTGCGATATCGCAACACTCGTTCACAAACACCCAGACCTAAATTGGGAAAAAGTCCTCAAACAGGCTAGTACCTTTGGCTGTAGACGGATACTGTTTCTGGGGCTTTTCTTGGCACATGACCTTTTTGGAGTCGTTTTGCCAGCAGAAATTTGGCAACAGGTGAAAGCGGAACCTCTGGTAAGTGCGATCGCTCCCCAAGTTTACAGTCAACTTTTCGATCAAGTCAAAACCTCAGATAAATTTCTCGGTAGAACTCTTTACCACATTCAGGTAAGGGAACGCTTGCAGGACAAGATTTTGTATATCCAATCTTTCTTGTACTGGATGATGACTGGCGAAAAAAAGTACTAG
- a CDS encoding ABC transporter ATP-binding protein has protein sequence MTSKLRSANTILSHLVNTFSLVWAASRYWTVAWMALLLLQGMLPAASVYLTRLLVNSLVAVVGAGISWASIQTVLIPVALMAGVLLLTEFMQGASEWIRTAQSELVQDYISGLIHKQSIAIDFGCYESSEYNDQLDRAREGASGRSLALLESTGSLVQNSITLVAMAALLLPYGLWLPIVLVTSALPAFYVLLRVNQLQYQWSQRTTIDRRWLQYYELVMTHSMCAAELRLFNYGSYFQSAYQNLRRRLRNEQMKLLRTQSLGRLGAGVLALLITSVALAWMGRQVLLGMITLGDLALFYQAFNRGQGIVKSLLGSLGQIYRNSLFVGNLFEFLQLQPKIVDPPKPLPMPAKLKQGIQFRQVTFRYPGTEEAVLENFNLTIPAGKIVAIVGDNGAGKSTILKLLCRFYDPEVGGVELDGIDLRDFSVAELRRMITVLFQNHIPYYVSAAQNIALGDLSATSSQSEMEAAAKASGIHDKIIRLPQGYDSMLGKWFPGGTDLSGGQWQRLALARSFFRKAEIIILDEPTSAMDPWAEFDWLERFRAMASDRTAIVITHRFTLAMRADIIHVMRAGRIVESGSHDELVAQGGLYAQSWKSQMQADSSNPVESRIV, from the coding sequence TTGACTAGCAAACTACGTAGCGCTAACACCATACTATCCCATCTGGTAAATACTTTCAGCCTTGTTTGGGCTGCATCGCGTTACTGGACTGTAGCGTGGATGGCTTTGTTGCTGCTGCAAGGAATGCTACCCGCAGCTTCAGTTTACCTGACCCGATTATTGGTCAATAGCCTGGTAGCAGTTGTGGGTGCGGGCATTTCCTGGGCAAGCATCCAGACGGTTTTGATACCAGTGGCATTGATGGCTGGTGTCTTGCTCCTCACAGAGTTTATGCAAGGTGCTAGCGAATGGATTCGTACAGCTCAGTCAGAACTGGTACAGGATTATATTAGCGGTTTGATTCACAAGCAGTCGATAGCAATTGATTTTGGCTGTTATGAATCATCTGAATATAATGACCAGCTAGATCGCGCTCGTGAAGGTGCTAGTGGTCGTTCCCTCGCTTTGCTAGAAAGCACTGGTAGCTTGGTGCAAAACAGTATTACACTTGTTGCTATGGCAGCTCTCCTGCTACCCTATGGTCTTTGGCTGCCGATTGTTCTAGTCACAAGTGCCCTCCCAGCCTTCTATGTTTTGCTTCGCGTCAATCAGCTTCAGTACCAGTGGTCACAGCGAACAACTATAGATCGGCGATGGCTGCAATACTACGAGTTAGTAATGACTCATAGTATGTGTGCCGCTGAACTGCGGCTGTTTAACTATGGTTCTTATTTCCAATCGGCTTACCAAAATCTGCGCCGACGTCTGCGAAATGAGCAGATGAAATTACTCAGAACTCAAAGCTTGGGTCGTCTTGGTGCAGGTGTGCTGGCACTACTAATTACTAGTGTAGCCCTTGCCTGGATGGGGCGACAAGTTTTGCTAGGAATGATTACCTTGGGTGACTTGGCGCTTTTCTACCAAGCATTTAATCGAGGGCAAGGCATTGTCAAATCTCTGTTAGGAAGTCTGGGGCAAATTTATAGAAATAGCTTGTTTGTTGGTAACTTATTCGAGTTTTTGCAGCTGCAACCCAAAATAGTAGACCCGCCCAAACCTCTACCCATGCCAGCAAAACTTAAGCAAGGTATTCAGTTTCGGCAAGTCACCTTCCGCTACCCTGGCACTGAGGAAGCAGTGTTAGAGAACTTCAATCTCACCATCCCTGCTGGCAAAATTGTCGCCATTGTCGGAGATAACGGTGCGGGCAAAAGTACGATCCTTAAACTTTTGTGCCGCTTTTACGATCCTGAAGTAGGGGGCGTAGAGTTAGATGGTATTGATCTGCGTGACTTTTCCGTTGCAGAACTGCGGCGGATGATTACGGTTTTGTTCCAAAATCACATCCCCTACTACGTCTCGGCTGCTCAGAATATTGCTTTGGGTGATTTGTCAGCAACATCCAGCCAGTCTGAGATGGAAGCTGCTGCTAAAGCATCTGGAATTCATGATAAAATTATCCGCTTACCCCAAGGCTACGATTCAATGCTAGGGAAATGGTTTCCTGGTGGCACTGATTTAAGTGGCGGACAATGGCAGCGGCTTGCCCTGGCACGGTCTTTTTTTAGAAAAGCTGAGATTATCATCTTGGATGAACCCACCAGCGCAATGGACCCTTGGGCTGAGTTCGACTGGCTAGAGCGATTCCGTGCTATGGCGAGCGATCGCACTGCAATTGTAATTACTCATCGTTTTACCCTAGCGATGCGTGCTGATATTATTCACGTCATGCGTGCTGGGCGGATTGTAGAGTCGGGTAGTCATGATGAATTGGTGGCTCAGGGTGGACTCTACGCCCAGTCTTGGAAATCACAAATGCAAGCAGATTCAAGCAATCCTGTTGAGAGCAGGATTGTTTAG
- a CDS encoding lasso peptide yields MKQTYNTPKMIVHGNLENLTQYTGRRAVKDTLFFTGNPNPVDQNDDSQDVIFNPANNSSTTKPAGS; encoded by the coding sequence ATGAAACAAACCTACAACACTCCCAAGATGATTGTCCACGGCAATTTGGAAAACCTGACTCAATACACTGGACGCCGTGCTGTTAAAGACACACTTTTCTTCACTGGTAACCCGAACCCGGTTGATCAAAATGACGACTCACAGGATGTGATCTTCAATCCTGCTAATAATAGCAGCACAACGAAACCAGCAGGTAGCTAA
- a CDS encoding lasso peptide, translating to MKQTYNTPKMIVHGNLAELTQVSGRNAIRDTLFFNGQPTNVQSDDSLDLLTTSNGSPTTRPAGQ from the coding sequence ATGAAACAAACATACAACACGCCCAAAATGATTGTCCACGGCAATCTGGCGGAACTTACTCAAGTCTCTGGAAGAAACGCTATTAGAGACACACTTTTCTTCAACGGTCAACCTACTAACGTTCAGAGTGACGACTCACTGGATCTGTTGACCACCTCTAATGGTAGTCCTACAACGCGCCCAGCAGGTCAATAG
- a CDS encoding lasso peptide isopeptide bond-forming cyclase, with protein sequence MSGIMGIYYLGDRPVDQEDLERMLDTLAHRGPDGADIWIDGAVGFGHRMLWTTPESLLEKLPFVNQTGNLVINADCRIDNRDELIYVLQFDYFPPEKITDSQLILAAYEKWGEQCPEHLLGDFAFAIWDGREQKLFCARDHFGVKPLYYYQQPGQAFLFASEMKALMCLPQVPQRLNEVRIADFLALMMEDKAISTYQDILRLPPAHSMVVSQSGIRLWSYWSLDPNREIKLDSDEAYAEEFRRIFTEAVRCRLRSAFPIGSHLSGGLDSSSVTCVARNLLAQTGNTQLHTISNIFDEVTECDERPFIDAVLDQGGVIPHYVHADQFGPLSDVEEIWQYEDEALLGPSHAYPWRLNRAAQQAGVRVILDGLDGDTTVCHGVPRLRELARQGQWSTFIAEAQGVAQNLEVSPQSLFKHYGIPELQAQARQFRWITFASSVYQIHNSFGISRKHLLFNYGIKSLIPESIHKQWWKLRGRSQSQSPLTPPLINPSFAQRIGLDERILALEVDREPPLTVREYHWRGLTQGIFPYILEQLDRYAVPFSLEARHPFLDKRLVEFCLALPAEQKLSQGWGRMVMRRALAGVLPKAVQWRGGKANMTANFLHGMLTLNRQLLDEVISNQLEPVEKYIETDYLRAVYRRMTSGERVSEESSMTVWQGVILALWLRHRQVLP encoded by the coding sequence ATGAGTGGTATCATGGGCATTTACTACCTAGGCGATCGCCCTGTAGACCAGGAAGACCTAGAGCGGATGCTCGATACCCTAGCGCACCGGGGACCCGATGGTGCAGATATCTGGATTGATGGGGCAGTTGGTTTCGGGCATCGAATGCTGTGGACAACACCGGAATCTCTGCTAGAAAAACTGCCATTCGTTAACCAAACAGGTAATTTAGTCATCAATGCAGATTGTCGCATTGATAACCGCGATGAACTTATTTATGTGTTACAATTTGATTACTTTCCACCTGAGAAAATCACGGATAGCCAGCTGATCTTGGCTGCCTATGAGAAATGGGGCGAGCAATGTCCAGAGCATCTTTTGGGTGACTTTGCCTTCGCCATCTGGGATGGGCGAGAGCAGAAGCTATTCTGTGCTAGAGACCATTTCGGTGTAAAGCCGTTATATTATTACCAACAACCAGGTCAAGCCTTTCTGTTTGCTTCTGAGATGAAGGCACTCATGTGTTTACCGCAGGTGCCGCAGCGACTCAACGAGGTGAGGATTGCCGATTTTTTGGCATTAATGATGGAAGACAAAGCCATCAGCACCTACCAAGACATTCTACGGCTTCCCCCAGCACATAGCATGGTTGTAAGTCAGTCAGGGATACGGCTGTGGTCTTACTGGTCTCTTGACCCTAACCGTGAAATCAAGCTAGATTCAGACGAGGCTTATGCAGAAGAATTTCGCCGAATTTTTACCGAGGCAGTCCGTTGTCGTCTACGTAGCGCCTTCCCCATCGGTTCCCACTTGAGCGGTGGACTAGATTCCTCGTCAGTCACCTGCGTTGCCCGGAATTTACTTGCCCAAACGGGAAATACTCAGTTACACACCATCTCAAATATTTTTGACGAAGTGACCGAGTGTGACGAACGCCCTTTCATCGACGCAGTTTTGGATCAAGGTGGAGTAATTCCTCACTATGTCCATGCAGATCAATTTGGTCCGTTGTCAGACGTGGAAGAGATTTGGCAGTACGAAGATGAAGCTTTGCTTGGTCCTAGCCACGCTTATCCCTGGAGATTAAATCGCGCCGCACAGCAGGCAGGTGTTAGAGTCATCTTGGACGGTCTTGATGGTGATACCACAGTTTGCCACGGTGTACCAAGGTTAAGAGAATTAGCACGTCAAGGACAGTGGTCAACCTTTATTGCAGAAGCTCAAGGAGTTGCCCAAAACTTAGAGGTTTCACCGCAATCACTCTTCAAACACTACGGTATCCCCGAACTGCAAGCACAGGCTAGACAGTTTCGCTGGATTACCTTTGCTTCATCAGTGTATCAAATTCATAATTCTTTCGGTATTTCCCGCAAACACCTGCTTTTCAACTATGGAATCAAATCCTTGATTCCAGAATCGATACACAAGCAATGGTGGAAATTGCGAGGGCGCAGTCAATCGCAAAGCCCCCTTACACCACCTCTAATTAACCCTAGCTTTGCTCAACGCATTGGTTTGGATGAGCGTATCCTGGCACTAGAAGTTGATCGTGAACCACCACTCACCGTTCGGGAGTACCACTGGCGTGGACTAACTCAAGGTATATTTCCTTACATCCTAGAACAGCTAGACCGATATGCAGTTCCATTTTCCCTTGAGGCTCGCCATCCTTTTTTAGACAAGCGGTTAGTAGAGTTCTGTTTGGCACTACCAGCAGAGCAGAAACTCAGTCAGGGATGGGGACGGATGGTGATGCGTCGTGCCTTGGCAGGTGTGCTACCAAAAGCAGTCCAGTGGCGAGGGGGAAAAGCGAATATGACCGCAAATTTCCTCCACGGTATGTTAACCCTTAATCGCCAACTTCTCGACGAAGTAATCTCGAACCAGTTAGAACCTGTTGAAAAGTACATCGAAACTGATTACTTACGAGCAGTTTATCGCCGCATGACATCAGGCGAAAGGGTTTCCGAGGAAAGCAGCATGACAGTTTGGCAGGGAGTCATCTTGGCTTTGTGGTTGCGCCACAGACAAGTTCTGCCGTAA
- a CDS encoding lasso peptide biosynthesis B2 protein has product MRRLFKFFRISGSDRQLLVISLIILASIRLGLWLLPFRTLLKLLTKISQPMSNAQITNVTVGKIVWTVNAASRYMPGVMCLARALTTQVMMGRYGHSGQLRIGVAKTERGKLEAHAWVEYQGRVAIGNLQDLSRFIPLPSLEGVIL; this is encoded by the coding sequence ATAAGACGACTGTTTAAATTTTTTCGGATTTCTGGGAGCGATCGCCAGCTTTTAGTCATAAGCTTAATAATACTTGCATCTATCAGACTAGGGCTATGGTTGCTACCGTTTAGAACTCTTTTAAAACTCTTAACGAAAATCAGTCAGCCGATGAGCAATGCACAGATTACAAATGTTACCGTAGGCAAAATTGTCTGGACTGTGAACGCAGCTAGCCGATATATGCCTGGTGTAATGTGTCTGGCACGGGCTTTGACTACTCAAGTTATGATGGGTCGTTACGGACACTCTGGGCAACTGCGTATCGGAGTTGCCAAAACAGAGAGAGGAAAACTAGAGGCACATGCTTGGGTTGAATATCAGGGACGAGTGGCGATCGGTAATCTCCAAGACCTTTCTCGCTTTATTCCCTTGCCATCCCTTGAAGGAGTTATATTATGA
- a CDS encoding PqqD family peptide modification chaperone, whose translation MNSKQLDRELSESSIIVAFQEQISSDLGGEAVILNLKTGVYHGLNEVGAKIWNLIQQPSSVSDIKQTLLQEYEVEPQQCDRDLKALLEDLLAAGLIDVKNKTTV comes from the coding sequence ATGAATTCAAAACAATTAGACCGGGAACTTTCTGAGTCTTCAATAATAGTTGCTTTTCAAGAGCAAATCTCTTCGGATCTTGGTGGGGAAGCAGTGATTCTCAATTTGAAGACTGGAGTTTATCACGGTTTGAATGAGGTGGGAGCGAAAATCTGGAATCTGATTCAGCAACCTTCATCTGTGTCTGATATCAAGCAGACTCTGTTGCAAGAGTATGAAGTTGAACCTCAACAGTGCGATCGCGACCTCAAAGCATTGCTTGAAGACCTTTTGGCTGCGGGACTAATCGATGTCAAAAATAAGACGACTGTTTAA